The Lactuca sativa cultivar Salinas chromosome 2, Lsat_Salinas_v11, whole genome shotgun sequence genome includes a window with the following:
- the LOC111895576 gene encoding uncharacterized protein LOC111895576, whose protein sequence is MDSSFEDVIPTTEPFVSEPLTTQTSQPPLKKKRRDPRQGVFIPEQSQGHLTQPTTTPTTTFAVDSSVPSHEGPSTIFEVGGSSALPRSAPPRPFHVAASVRLAMYLAQQQSSVPSSYAKRVSIEESHPGEDDSTMHELRKEIGVLNQKNIELDIRVADLEAEKAQLNIRVADLEADKTLKSKQISDLQTHLGTITACYFDLKKTLAEKFGDKFKSSVQEFNVGQSSQSPC, encoded by the coding sequence ATGGATTCCTCTTTTGAGGATGTTATTCCCACTACTGAGCCATTTGTGAGTGAACCGTTGACGACTCAGACCTCCCAGCCTCCATTGAAAAAGAAAAGACGTGATCCGAGGCAGGGAGTATTCATTCCAGAACAATCTCAAGGCCATCTGACTCAACCAACAACTACTCCAACAACTACTTTTGCTGTTGATTCATCTGTACCATCCCACGAAGGACCAAGCACCATTTTTGAAGTTGGTGGTTCATCAGCTCTCCCAAGATCAGCTCCTCCTAGGCCTTTTCATGTTGCTGCCTCTGTGAGGCTTGCTATGTATCTGGCCCAACAACAAAGCTCAGTGCCTTCCTCCTACGCTAAAAGAGTTTCTATAGAGGAAAGCCACCCAGGAGAGGATGATTCCACCATGCACGAACTTAGAAAGGAGATCGGCGTGCTAAACCAGAAAAACATTGAGCTTGATATTCGTGTAGCTGATCTTGAAGCCGAAAAAGCTCAACTTAACATTCGTGTTGCGGATCTTGAAGCAGATAAAACTCTGAAATCAAAGCAAATCTCTGATCTGCAAACACACTTGGGAACCATAACTGCATGCTACTTTGACTTGAAGAAGACACTGGCAGAGAAATTTGGCGACAAATTCAAATCATCCGTTCAAGAATTCAATGTTGGCCAGTCATCTCAATCCCCCTGTTGA